The bacterium region TGCCCGAGGTCTTGGCGAATCCGCGAAGCCCGAGCCCCTCCAACGCCTCACCGAGCCAGAGCGCACCCTGCCGCGCCGCCTCAAACCCGTTGCGTGTGTAGTCCGGGTCGAACTCCCCGTGGCGCCGGGTCGGACGGGTACCCTCGGGAAACAAGAATGGATCGAGATCGAACACCACAAAATCCGGGAAGTTGAGCGTGCTCCCCTCGATCGCCCCCTCCGATCCCGAGAAGACCCGCGTGGGGCGATCCCGACGGCGTCCCGCCACCGGCGCCGTGCGTGAGAACCACGCGTGCATCTCGATGCAGCCCATCTGTCCCAGCCAGAGGAGCGTGGCCGCGTCATCGCAGACGACCATGCGCACGTCCCGCTCTCCCTGGCCGGACCAGACGCGCTCCGTGCGCACGAATCCAGGCGCATCGTGGACATCCTTTTGGAAGAAGTCGTTGCCGTCGATCCCATCCGGCCAGCGGCGGAGGGTGAGCGGCCGATCCCGAAGGTGCGGCAGCAGGTAGGGGGCGATCTTCCGATAGTACGCGATCACGTCGCCCTTCGTGAGCTTGAGCGCGGGAAAAAAGACCTTGTCCAAGTTGGTGAACGCCGCCGCGGGATCCGGGGGATCGACCCCGCGGGCCGACCGGCGCGCCCCCCGCGTTCGCCGCGGCGGCCGCGCCGCCGCCGACCTCGGGGCCACGTGCGTGGCCCGCGCCCCTTGGCGCGCTTCGGCAGGAAGCGGTGTGGCCTCGCCCGCCTGAGGGGCTCCCGCGGCGCGGGGCAAAAGGACCGTCCGGGGCGGAACGTCATCCCGCATCCCGCGGAACACGGGAAACCGGAGGAAACCGTCGGGGGTCCGCTCGGCGAATTCGACCTCGACCACCACTTCCGGCCGGACCCACGTGGCCGGCTGCGGCGTGGCCGGCACCGGAGCGAACGGAGAGGCCTTGACGACGAGCGGCCCCAGCCGGGCCCGCAGCAACCGGAGGTTCGCATCCGACAGTCCGCCTCCAGTCTGACCGATGTGCACGAGCGCCCCCGTCGCCGGATCGTACTGCCCCAGGATCAACGCGCCAAACGTCCCCCGCCGGTGCCCCTTTCCCCGCGTCATGCCGCCCACGACCGCGTCCAAGGTCCGCCGCACTTTGATCTTCTGCCAGTCCCGACTCCGGGTCCCCGACCGGTACGGGCTGCCGGCCCGCTTGGCCATGATCCCCTCGAGCCCGTGCTGCTGCGCCGCCGCGAAGAGCGTCAGGCCCTCGCCGTCAACCGCGTCGCTGCGGAGCATCCCGGCGGGCAGCGCGATCGCCTCCAGCACGCCGCGGCGCTCCGAGAGCGGGCGCGCTCGCAGATCGCGCCCGCGCCAGTACAGGCAGTCGAACACCACGTAGATCACCGGCACCCGGTCCGCGGCCCGCTTCACGTCGGCCTCCGCGGTCAGGTGCAACCGCTGCTGCAGCCGCGCAAAGCTCGGCTTCCCGCGCTCGTCGGGGGCGATGATCTCGCCGTCGAACACCGCGTCGTAGGCGAGCGCGGCGAGCGAGTCGGCGACCTCCGGAAACTGGGCGTTGACCCGGTTGAGGGTGCGGCTGTAGAGCGAGACCTCCTGGGTCGACCCGCGGCGGCGGACGAAGCCCAGGGCCCGGGCGCCGTCCCACTTCAGCTCGAAGAACCAACCCGGACGGGTAAACGGACGGTCGGCCGTCTCCGCGAGCATCGGAGGAAACGGCTCCGGAAACGGGTCCACGGCGCCCTCGTCCCCGCCCGGGGCCTTCTGTCCCTCCGCTGCCGCATCCCGGGCCGGACCGGTCGCCGCCGTCCAGCGGGCATCCTGGTCGGCGCGGACGGCTTCGATGGGGCGACCGGTCTTGACCGACCGCGTCCCCGACGGCGTGTACCCGGCGACGGCAAAGGCATCCTTCCCCTTGAACAGCAGCCAGTCGCGCCCGTTGTTCCGCTTCGTGCGGACGAAGTGGAACTCGCCGCGCAGTTTCTCCCCGGCGAGGGTCAGGGTGAGCTTCCCCCGGCGAAACGCCTCCGCCGGATCGCCCTCGACACACGTGTACGTCCCGCGATCCCAGAGCATGACCGTCCCGGCGCCGTAGTTTCCCGGGGGGATCACCCCCTCAAACCCCCCGTACTCCAGCGGATGATCCTCCACCAGCACCGCGAGGCGCTTGTCGGCGGGATCGAGCGACGGCCCTTTGGGGACGGCCCACGACCGAAGGACCCCCTCCATCTCCAGACGCAGATCCCAGTGGACGCTGCGGGCGTGGTGCTCCTGCACGACAAACCTGGGCGGCCCGCCCGCGGCACCGACCGCGCCCTGCGGCTCCGGGGTCTGCGAGAACGTGCGCTTTCGGCGGTAGTCTTCGAGGCCCACGGGCTAATCGTACCAAAACCGGAGCGCGGGGCTAGGGGGGACCCGGGCTGACAAGGTTCATCAGGGCGCGCGCATAGGCGACCGCTTCGGGACCGGTCTCGTGGGTGAAGTAGCAAAAGATCGGGCGGAGCTCGGCGGCCGCGCGGAGGTGCTCGGCCCACCCCTCCAACTGCACCGGGGTGTACTGCATCCGGTGCAGCCGATAGTAACCGAACGACGCGGTGTGCACGAGCGGCTCGCAGGACGCTTCGTCCTCGGCGATGCAGAGCGCCACGCGGTGGCGCCGCAGCAGATCGTAGGTGGCATCGGCATGCCAGGTGGCGTGGCGGAACTCGATCGCCACGTACGGCAGAGGGCGAAGGGTGGCGAGGAAGCTCTCCAAGAGGGGCAGGTCTTGGCGGAACGAAGGGGGCAGCTGGAAGAGCACCGGGCCGAGGCGATCGCCGAGCTCGGTCACCCGCTCGCAGAGCCACCGCACGTCATCGTCCACGTCGCGAAGCCGCTTGACGTGCGTGATTCGCCGGTGCGCCTTGATCGCGAACCGGAAGGAGGCCGGCGTCTGCCCCCGCCAATCCTCGAGCATCTTGCTCGTCGGCATGCGGTAGAATGACACGTTGATTTCCACGCTGGGGAGGTGCTCGGCGTAAAAACCGAGCATACGCTCCTGCCGCAGGTCAGCGGGGTAGAACCCCCCCTTCCACTCGGCGAAGGCGAACCCCGAAGTCCCGGCGAGGATCCGCGGACCCGGGCCGGGGATCTCGGCGATCGAAGGGGGCGGCGTGCCCGCCTCGTGCGGGCTCACTCCGCACCCCGAAAGAGCGCCTCGTCACCGCGGCGCGCGACCCGAATCGACCCCCACGCCGTGACGCGCACGTCCGGGGGCAGACCGCGAAGGCGGACCGTCCCATCGGCGGCGTCCACCGCCAGCGTGAGGCCGGGCAGTGCCATCGCCGACCTCGGACGGCCGAAGGCGAGGAGCTCCGCCGGACCATTCGATGTGAGCTCGGCGGTGTGCTGCGCCGCCGGTCCCAACGGCAGCAGGCATCCTTCCCGCCCGTACACGGGCATCCGGTCGAGCGCCGCGATGCCGTCGATCACCCGCGGGCCCACCACCCGGCTCTGGTCGGCGAGATCGTACCATCCTCCGGCGGGCAGGTATACCCGCACCCGGCCCCCCGGGCGCAGCACGGGGGCGACCAGGAGCGCGGGACCGAGCAGGTACTGCTCCTCGAATGCCGCGGCAGCGGGGTCGTCGGGAAATGCCAACGGCATCGCGCGCATGACGGGCAGCCCGCTCAGGTGCGCCTCCGCGGCGCAGGCCTCGAGGTAGGGCAGCAAGCGGTAGCGCCACTCCAGCCACCACCGGACGATGCGCTCGGCCTCTTCGCCGTAGTGCCACGGCTCGCGCGGCGTCGTCCCGTGGAACCGCGTGTGCGAGCACATCGCCCCGGCCTGCGCCCAGCGGATGTAGAGCTCGGGGTCCGGCTGCGGGCCGAAGAACCCGCCGACGTCGTGGCTGTAGAAGGCTCCACCGCTCATCCCCCAGGAGAGCGCGCCGCGCACGCTCGCGGCCAGCCCTTCCCAATCGGCCTGCGGGTCCCCCCCCCACTGCACAGGGTACCGCTGGCTCCCCGTCCACCCCGATCGCCCCCACACCACCGCCCCCGCGGCGGCGTACCGCTGCGTCGCCTCGTAGACGCAGCGGTTGAAGAGCAGGGGATAGACGTTGTGGAGGCGGGCACCGCGATCGCCGTTGTACGCGCAGGCGTCCTCGGGAATCTGCTCCCCGAAGTCCGTCTTCATCACGTCCACGCCGGCCGCGAACAACGGCCGGTGCGCGTCGCGGTACCAGGCGTAGGCGCCGGGGTGGGTGAAGTCCACGATCCCGCTCGGGGGCAATGGCGTGAGCAGCGTCCCAAACGGTGCCGGATCCCACTCGTACACGTACGGTGCATCCCCCGCGGTGCGCAGCAGAAATCCCCGCGCGGCGAGCTCCGCGAAGAGCGGGCTCCGCACCGAGACGTACGGGTACTCCCACAGGCACAGCCGGAAGCCGAGCGCCTTGAGGTCCCGGATGAACCCTGCAGGATCGGGATACCGGTCGGGATCCCACTCGAACCCAAACCGGGTCTCCACCCGCAGCCAGGCCCGCCCGTCCAGGACGAGCACGTCGCACGGGACCCGCCGCGCTCGAAGCGTGCGCGCGAC contains the following coding sequences:
- the ligD gene encoding non-homologous end-joining DNA ligase, which encodes MGLEDYRRKRTFSQTPEPQGAVGAAGGPPRFVVQEHHARSVHWDLRLEMEGVLRSWAVPKGPSLDPADKRLAVLVEDHPLEYGGFEGVIPPGNYGAGTVMLWDRGTYTCVEGDPAEAFRRGKLTLTLAGEKLRGEFHFVRTKRNNGRDWLLFKGKDAFAVAGYTPSGTRSVKTGRPIEAVRADQDARWTAATGPARDAAAEGQKAPGGDEGAVDPFPEPFPPMLAETADRPFTRPGWFFELKWDGARALGFVRRRGSTQEVSLYSRTLNRVNAQFPEVADSLAALAYDAVFDGEIIAPDERGKPSFARLQQRLHLTAEADVKRAADRVPVIYVVFDCLYWRGRDLRARPLSERRGVLEAIALPAGMLRSDAVDGEGLTLFAAAQQHGLEGIMAKRAGSPYRSGTRSRDWQKIKVRRTLDAVVGGMTRGKGHRRGTFGALILGQYDPATGALVHIGQTGGGLSDANLRLLRARLGPLVVKASPFAPVPATPQPATWVRPEVVVEVEFAERTPDGFLRFPVFRGMRDDVPPRTVLLPRAAGAPQAGEATPLPAEARQGARATHVAPRSAAARPPRRTRGARRSARGVDPPDPAAAFTNLDKVFFPALKLTKGDVIAYYRKIAPYLLPHLRDRPLTLRRWPDGIDGNDFFQKDVHDAPGFVRTERVWSGQGERDVRMVVCDDAATLLWLGQMGCIEMHAWFSRTAPVAGRRRDRPTRVFSGSEGAIEGSTLNFPDFVVFDLDPFLFPEGTRPTRRHGEFDPDYTRNGFEAARQGALWLGEALEGLGLRGFAKTSGKTGLHVFVPIVRQYTYAQTHAFAKTLAAWLVQRHPEALTTAWAVPQRVGKVFVDYNQNVRGKTLASLYSLRPVPQATVSVPVTWEELRAGFDPLRWTISTVFGRLDRVGDLWAGILEAAQRLETPS
- a CDS encoding TIM-barrel domain-containing protein; protein product: MLYEPFQEFRRLETVRLEAAASDRVRFTTEAGPLDIAAYAPGVLRLRAGGPVGPDYGLLASPPDPGAATCTELGGAYRIDAGSMALEIAPRPLRIRMFLDGEVVLESTGDGHIRGGPRIPPVGVRDSTGWLLALGLESGEAVYGLGEKYGPLNRRGQRVVSWNEDAWGVNAEASYKNVPFAWSPRGWGVYAHTTSRVVHGVGYPAWSHRSYILQVEEPTLDLFLFAARTPAGLLERFTHLTGRPALPPRWSFGAWMSRAYYRTADEALEVARTLRARRVPCDVLVLDGRAWLRVETRFGFEWDPDRYPDPAGFIRDLKALGFRLCLWEYPYVSVRSPLFAELAARGFLLRTAGDAPYVYEWDPAPFGTLLTPLPPSGIVDFTHPGAYAWYRDAHRPLFAAGVDVMKTDFGEQIPEDACAYNGDRGARLHNVYPLLFNRCVYEATQRYAAAGAVVWGRSGWTGSQRYPVQWGGDPQADWEGLAASVRGALSWGMSGGAFYSHDVGGFFGPQPDPELYIRWAQAGAMCSHTRFHGTTPREPWHYGEEAERIVRWWLEWRYRLLPYLEACAAEAHLSGLPVMRAMPLAFPDDPAAAAFEEQYLLGPALLVAPVLRPGGRVRVYLPAGGWYDLADQSRVVGPRVIDGIAALDRMPVYGREGCLLPLGPAAQHTAELTSNGPAELLAFGRPRSAMALPGLTLAVDAADGTVRLRGLPPDVRVTAWGSIRVARRGDEALFRGAE
- a CDS encoding DUF72 domain-containing protein, which translates into the protein MSPHEAGTPPPSIAEIPGPGPRILAGTSGFAFAEWKGGFYPADLRQERMLGFYAEHLPSVEINVSFYRMPTSKMLEDWRGQTPASFRFAIKAHRRITHVKRLRDVDDDVRWLCERVTELGDRLGPVLFQLPPSFRQDLPLLESFLATLRPLPYVAIEFRHATWHADATYDLLRRHRVALCIAEDEASCEPLVHTASFGYYRLHRMQYTPVQLEGWAEHLRAAAELRPIFCYFTHETGPEAVAYARALMNLVSPGPP